In Primulina eburnea isolate SZY01 chromosome 14, ASM2296580v1, whole genome shotgun sequence, the following proteins share a genomic window:
- the LOC140813174 gene encoding uncharacterized protein isoform X1, producing MIPQQWTPPCNSQCTNKYAALMQIPWRVFCKKGCDADGETWDECLGECDEICYKDPVLKDQKWSAYIDRSPGSVSYSEECFRACVAGCGYKFEIPSDQIHHVNSRSPKLPIEEKPAAPPALEPRPTHASILTKDEIPSTSA from the exons atgaTTCCACAGCAATGGACGCCTCCGTGTAACAGTCAATGCACCAACAAATATGCCGCTCTCATGCAAATCCCAT GGAGAGTGTTTTGCAAAAAGGGGTGTGATGCTGATGGTGAAACATGGGATGAAT GTTTGGGTGAATGTGATGAAATATGTTACAAAGACCCAGTCCTCAAGGACCAGAAATGGAGTGCTTATATTGATCGTTCTCCTGGTTCTGTTAGCTACTCAGAG GAATGCTTCCGTGCATGCGTAGCTGGCTGTGGTTACAAG TTTGAGATTCCTTCAGATCAAATCCATCACGTTAATTCAAGATCACCAAAGCTCCCAATCGAAGAGAAACCAGCTGCCCCTCCTGCTCTCGAACCCAGACCAACTCATGCATCCATTCTGACTAAAGATGAGATACCTAGCACTTCTGCATAG
- the LOC140813174 gene encoding uncharacterized protein isoform X2 — protein sequence MIPQQWTPPCNSQCTNKYAALMQIPWRVFCKKGCDADGETWDECLGECDEICYKDPVLKDQKWSAYIDRSPGSVSYSEECFRACVAGCGYKFEIPSDQIHHVNSRSPKLPIEEKPAAPPALEPRPTHASILTKDEIPSTSA from the exons atgaTTCCACAGCAATGGACGCCTCCGTGTAACAGTCAATGCACCAACAAATATGCCGCTCTCATGCAAATCCCAT GGAGAGTGTTTTGCAAAAAGGGGTGTGATGCTGATGGTGAAACATGGGATGAAT GTTTGGGTGAATGTGATGAAATATGTTACAAAGACCCAGTCCTCAAGGACCAGAAATGGAGTGCTTATATTGATCGTTCTCCTGGTTCTGTTAGCTACTCAGAG GAATGCTTCCGTGCATGCGTAGCTGGCTGTGGTTACAAG TTTGAGATTCCTTCAGATCAAATCCATCACGTTAATTCAAGATCACCAAAGCTCCCAATCGAAGAGAAACCAGCTGCCCCTCCTGCTCTCGAACCCAGACCAACTCATGCATCCATTCTGACTAAAGATGAGATACCTAGCACTTCTGCATA G
- the LOC140813174 gene encoding uncharacterized protein isoform X3, with protein sequence MPLSCKSHVLAGRVFCKKGCDADGETWDECLGECDEICYKDPVLKDQKWSAYIDRSPGSVSYSEECFRACVAGCGYKFEIPSDQIHHVNSRSPKLPIEEKPAAPPALEPRPTHASILTKDEIPSTSA encoded by the exons ATGCCGCTCTCATGCAAATCCCAT GTTCTTGCAGGGAGAGTGTTTTGCAAAAAGGGGTGTGATGCTGATGGTGAAACATGGGATGAAT GTTTGGGTGAATGTGATGAAATATGTTACAAAGACCCAGTCCTCAAGGACCAGAAATGGAGTGCTTATATTGATCGTTCTCCTGGTTCTGTTAGCTACTCAGAG GAATGCTTCCGTGCATGCGTAGCTGGCTGTGGTTACAAG TTTGAGATTCCTTCAGATCAAATCCATCACGTTAATTCAAGATCACCAAAGCTCCCAATCGAAGAGAAACCAGCTGCCCCTCCTGCTCTCGAACCCAGACCAACTCATGCATCCATTCTGACTAAAGATGAGATACCTAGCACTTCTGCATAG
- the LOC140813175 gene encoding allantoinase, translating into MESGKLRFLALLPILASLIVTYFDIFPLSYRTRCSLMPYRHYWITSKRIVTPSAVISGAVEVKGGKIISVVEGDTWQGNARSKHIIDYGQAVIMPGLIDVHAHLDDPGRTEWEGFPSGTRAAAAGGITTLIDMPLNSFPSTVSEETLKLKTTAAKGRIFVDVGFWGGLVPENAFNASSLERLLEAGVLGLKDFMCPSGINDFPMTNSSHIKEGLSILAKYRRPLLVHAEMQQITNDWETIDDAGNPRSYATYLKSRPASWEEAAIRELLTVTKDTRAGGSAEGAHLHIVHLSDARSSLELIKEAKRRGERVTVETCPHYLAFSAEEIPDGDTRFKCAPPIRDAENKEKLWAALLDGDIDMLSSDHSPSVPELKLFNEGNFLRAWGGISSLQFVLPVTWSYGRTHGISLNQLVSWWSDKPAKLSGQDLKGAITIGNHADFVVWEPEVEFELDNNHPVYLKHRNISAYIGSKLAGKVLATFVRGNLVFEEGKHAPFACGVPILAK; encoded by the exons ATGGAGTCTGGAAAATTGAGGTTTCTGGCTCTGCTGCCGATTCTTGCGTCTCTCATTGTTACCTATTTCGACATTTTTCCGCTG TCCTACAGGACCAGGTGCAGCCTCATGCCATATAGACACTATTGGATAACTAGTAAGCGCATCGTGACACCAAGTGCTGTAATATCTGGCGCAG TTGAAGTAAAAGGAGGGAAGATCATATCTGTAGTTGAAGGAGATACTTGGCAAGGAAATGCTCGGAGTAAACACATTATTGATTACGGGCAGGCTGTCATTATGCCTGGGTTGATTGACGT TCATGCACATCTTGATGATCCTGGAAGAACAGAGTGGGAGGGATTTCCTTCAGGGACAAGAGCAGCTGCTGCTG GTGGAATCACGACATTGATTGACATGCCATTGAATAGTTTTCCATCTACAGTTTCAGAAGAAACTCTGAAACTTAAG ACCACAGCTGCTAAAGGGAGGATATTTGTTGATGTTG GTTTTTGGGGAGGCCTGGTACCAGAAAATGCATTCAATGCAAGTTCTCTAGAGCGCCTTCTCGAGGCTGGAGTACTTGGCCTGAAGG ATTTTATGTGTCCTTCGGGAATCAACGACTTTCCAATGACCAATTCCAGCCATATAAAG GAAGGGCTCTCTATACTGGCAAAATATAGAAGACCGCTGCTTGTACATGCTGAGATGCAACAAATCACAAATGACTGGGAAACAATAGACGATGCTGGAAATCCTCGATCATATGCCACGTATCTGAAGAGCAGGCCTGCTTCATG GGAAGAAGCAGCAATTCGAGAGCTGTTAACAGTAACGAAGGACACTAGAGCTGGAGGTTCTGCTGAAGGAGCTCATCTTCACATTGTTCATTTATCTGATGCCAGATCTTCTTTGGAACTTATTAAA GAAGCCAAACGAAGGGGTGAAAGAGTTACGGTTGAAACATGCCCCCACTATTTGGCCTTTTCAGCTGAAGAGATTCCAGATGGAGATACTCGGTTTAAGTGTGCTCCACCAATCCGTGATGcagaaaataaagaaaaactCTGGGCTGCTTTGCTG GATGGAGACATTGACATGTTGAGCTCTGATCACTCTCCCTCAGTTCCGGAACTCAAACTCTTCAATGAGGGTAACTTCCTTAGGGCTTGGGGCGGCATATCTTCCTTGCAG TTTGTTCTTCCTGTAACGTGGTCGTATGGACGTACACATGGAATCAGTCTGAATCAATTAGTTTCCTGGTGGAGCGATAAACCAGCAAAACTTTCGGGCCAAGATCTAAAG GGAGCAATTACAATAGGAAATCATGCAGATTTTGTTGTCTGGGAACCTGAAGTAGAATTTGAGCTTGATAATAATCACCCTGTATACCTCAAGCATCGG AATATTTCAGCATACATTGGATCAAAACTAGCCGGAAAGGTTTTAGCAACTTTTGTTAGAGGCAACCTTGTTTTTGAAGAGGGGAAGCACGCTCCCTTTGCTTGCGGTGTCCCAATTTTGGCTAAATGA